The Devosia sp. MC521 genome segment AATTCTTCATCTTCGACGACGTGAAGTACTCGACCTCCACCTATAAGGTTGGCTTCCAGGTTGACGCGGCAGAACTGCCAACCAACAACGATGCAGACTTCGAAGGCGGCAACAACGGCCACCACATCGGCATCAAGAAGGGCTACTTCCCAGTTCCTCCGTTGGACAACGCGCAGGACATGCGTGGTGAAATGCTCGAAGCCCTCGGCGAAATGGGCGTCATCATTGAAAAGCACCACCACGAAGTGGCATCGGCTCAGCACGAACTTGGTCTGAAGTACAAGACCATGATCGCATCGGCTGACGACGTGCTGATCTACAAGTATGGGGTTCAGCAGGTTGCTAACTCCTACGGCAAGACTGCAACCTTCCTGCCAAAGCCAGTCTTTGGCGACAATGGTTCGGGCATGCACTGCCACATGTCGATCTGGAAGGATGGCAAGCCACTCTTCGCTGGCGACCAGTACGCTGGTCTCTCGATGGACTGCCTCTACTACATCGGCGGCGTCATCAAGCACGCGAAGGCAATCAACGCTTTCACCAACCCGACCACCAACTCCTACAAGCGTCTGGTTCCAGGCTTTGAAGCTCCAGTTCTGCTCGCTTACTCGGCTCGTAACCGTTCGGCTTCGTGCCGTATTCCATTCGGCCAGTCGCCGAAGGCAAAGCGCGTTGAAGTTCGCTTCCCAGATCCATTGGCGAACCCATACCTTGCCTACACCGCACTGCTGATGGCTGGTCTTGATGGTATCAAGAACAAGATCCATCCAGGCGAGCCAATGGACAAGGATCTGTACGAACTGCCAAAGGACGAACTCAAGGAAATCCCGACCGTCGCCGGTTCGCTCCGCGAAGCTCTGGAAAGCCTCGACAAGAACCGTGAGTTCCTCAAGGTCGGCGGCGTGATGGATGACGATTTCATCGACGCTTACATCGAGCTCAAGATGGCTGAAGTGCTGCGTGTCGAAATGACCCCGCACCCAGTCGAATACGAAATGTACTACTCGGCCTAATTGGCAGGGTTTGGGGAAGGGGCCTTCGGGCCCCTTTTTCTTTTATAGGCTGGGAAATGCGCGGCGCATGGCGTGACGCCAATCCTTGGGCGCCTCA includes the following:
- the glnA gene encoding type I glutamate--ammonia ligase, translating into MTTAADIIQRMKDEDIKYLDVRFTDLRGKLQHVTMDVSVVDADMFEDGVMFDGSSIAGWKAINESDMVLMPDPASAYIDPFFAAKTLAINCDILEPATYQPYNRDPRSIAKKAEGLVKSSGVGDTVVFGPEPEFFIFDDVKYSTSTYKVGFQVDAAELPTNNDADFEGGNNGHHIGIKKGYFPVPPLDNAQDMRGEMLEALGEMGVIIEKHHHEVASAQHELGLKYKTMIASADDVLIYKYGVQQVANSYGKTATFLPKPVFGDNGSGMHCHMSIWKDGKPLFAGDQYAGLSMDCLYYIGGVIKHAKAINAFTNPTTNSYKRLVPGFEAPVLLAYSARNRSASCRIPFGQSPKAKRVEVRFPDPLANPYLAYTALLMAGLDGIKNKIHPGEPMDKDLYELPKDELKEIPTVAGSLREALESLDKNREFLKVGGVMDDDFIDAYIELKMAEVLRVEMTPHPVEYEMYYSA